From the genome of Oxyura jamaicensis isolate SHBP4307 breed ruddy duck chromosome 2, BPBGC_Ojam_1.0, whole genome shotgun sequence, one region includes:
- the CRTAP gene encoding LOW QUALITY PROTEIN: cartilage-associated protein (The sequence of the model RefSeq protein was modified relative to this genomic sequence to represent the inferred CDS: inserted 2 bases in 1 codon), with protein sequence MWLVLAALLAVAGAQYERYSFRSFPRDELMPLESAYRYGLDQYSTENWPESVNYLEVSMRLYRLLRDSEAFCHRNCSAAGPPPGAGGGAGXELRLLAGVLRRAQCLRRCKQGLPAFRQAQPTRDLLEEFQRREPYKYLQFAYFKANNLPKAIAAAHTFLLKHPDDEMMQRNMAYYKSMPDAEEHIKDLETKLYENLFVRAVRAYNGDNWRTSVSDMELALSDFFKAYDDGIAACEGSREIKDFKDFYLSIADHYIEVLACKVQCESNLTPIIGGFVVEKFVATMYHYLQFAYYKLNDMKNAASCAASYLLFDQKDEVMKQNMVYYQYHKDKWGLQEEDFQPRSDAVRYHNITTLQLEMYEFAKEHLMDDDEGEVVEFLDDLLELEENNES encoded by the exons ATGTGGCTGGTGTTGGCGGCGCTGCTGGCGGTGGCGGGGGCTCAGTACGAGCGGTACAGCTTCCGCAGCTTCCCTCGGGACGAGCTGATGCCGCTCGAGTCCGCCTACCGCTATGGCCTGGACCAGTACAGCACGGAGAACTGGCCCGAGAGCGTCAACTACCTGGAGGTGAGCATGCGGCTCTACCGCCTGCTCCGCGACAGCGAGGCCTTCTGCCACCGCAACTGCAGCGCCgccgggccgccccccggcGCGGGGGGGGGAGCTGG CGAGCTGCGGCTGCTGGCCGGCGTGCTGCGGCGGGCGCAGTGCTTGCGGCGCTGCAAGCAAGGACTGCCCGCCTTCCGTCAGGCCCAGCCCACCCGCGACCTGCTCGAAGAGTTCCAGCGCCGAGAGCCCTACAAGTACCTGCAGTTCGCCTACTTCAAG GCTAATAACCTTCCAAAAGCTATTGCAGCAGCTCAtacatttcttctgaagcatCCAGATGATGAAATGATGCAAAGAAATATGGCCTACTACAAGAGCATGCCTGATGCTGAGGAGCATATTAAAGACTTGGAGACAAAGCTTTATGAG AATCTCTTTGTCAGGGCTGTGAGAGCATACAATGGTGACAACTGGAGAACATCAGTCTCAGATATGGAACTTGctctttctgatttcttcaaaGCCTATGATGACGGTATAGCAGCCTGTGAAGGCTCCCGAGAGATCAAAGATTTTAAAGACTTCTATCTCTCTATTGCAG ATCATTATATTGAAGTCCTTGCATGTAAAGTGCAGTGTGAGAGTAATCTGACACCCATTATAGGAGGCTTTGTTGTCGAGAAATTTGTGGCCACCATGTACCATTACTTACAATTTGCTTATTATAAAT TGAATGACATGAAGAATGCAGCCTCTTGTGCTGCTAGTTACCTTCTGTTTGACCAGAAAGATGAAGTAATGAAACAGAACATGGTCTATTACCAGTACCACAAAGACAAATGGGGACTTCAAGAAGAGGATTTTCAGCCCAGATCG GATGCAGTTCGCTATCACAACATAACCACGCTCCAGTTGGAAATGTATGAATTTGCAAAGGAACATCTAATGGATGATGATGAG GGTGAAGTTGTGGAATTCCTTGATGATCTGTTAGAAttggaggaaaataatgaatCCTGA